In one Gopherus evgoodei ecotype Sinaloan lineage chromosome 1, rGopEvg1_v1.p, whole genome shotgun sequence genomic region, the following are encoded:
- the CCDC83 gene encoding coiled-coil domain-containing protein 83 isoform X2: MGKKKKKENQVGQFKEAKSSFPEALLAFRIQIKEEEINQLLFELKQLKEKNKKYHERNNYLKEEQLGHIRSLLSNLKTQDKELEQKEVVTRDDVEAAMREKWQYFRDQEVLLKELRSKINEVEHKLLVKQAEKDYWLEYKNVGSGEHAKQIKLLENDIHGLKDDLEQMTEYYRHTLETTKEKMDRLVEKQMNEKKEWATENAVKHIDKTSHREIEENEWLKEEVEIYRKEVSDLEASAQLLEEENIYMIRSLFNCRLQNLKISGHLFLTQGAGLQIQGEELLSEDLEGLQCRDYAGILKTGCPGDETDECSGKSHAYS; this comes from the exons AATTCAGATAAAAGAAGAGGAAATTAATCAGCTTCTATTTGAACTAAAGCAactgaaagaaaagaacaaaaaatatcATGAAAGA AATAACTATCTGAAGGAAGAACAGCTGGGACACATCCGCAGTCTGCTAAGCAACTTGAAAACACAGGACAAAGAACTAGAGCAAAAGGAGGTTGTAACCAGGGATGATGTAGAGGCAGCAATGAGGGAGAAATGGCAGTATTTTAGGGACCAAGAAGTGCTTCTGAAAG aGCTGCGTTCCAAGATAAATGAAGTTGAGCATAAATTACTGGTAAAACAGGCTGAGAAGGATTACTGGTTAGAGTACAAAAACGTGGGAAGTGGAGAACATGCCAAACAGATCAAGCTCCTAGAAAATGATATCCACGGACTCAAAGATGACCTTGAGCAAATGACAG AATATTATAGACATACTCTGGAAACgacaaaagaaaaaatggacaGATTGGTTGAGAAACAAATGAACGAAAAGAAGGAATGGGCTACTGAG AATGCCGTAAAGCACATTGACAAAACCAGTCACAGGGAGATTGAAGAAAACGAATGGCTGAAGGAAGAG GTTGAAATATACCGAAAAGAAGTAAGCGACTTGGAAGCATCTGCTCAGCTACTAgaagaagaaaatatatatatgattAGGAGCCTGTTTAACTGCAGACTTCAAAATCTTAAAATATCAGG gCATTTATTTCTTACCCAGGGAGCTGGCCTGCAAATTCAAGGAGAGGAATTGCTTAGTGAGGACTTGGAAGGACTACAGTGTAGAGATTATGCAG GAattctcaaaactgggtgcccTGGGGATGAAACTGATGAGTGCAGTGGGAAGAGCCATGCCTATTCATGA
- the CCDC83 gene encoding coiled-coil domain-containing protein 83 isoform X1 produces MGKKKKKENQVGQFKEAKSSFPEALLAFRIQIKEEEINQLLFELKQLKEKNKKYHERNNYLKEEQLGHIRSLLSNLKTQDKELEQKEVVTRDDVEAAMREKWQYFRDQEVLLKELRSKINEVEHKLLVKQAEKDYWLEYKNVGSGEHAKQIKLLENDIHGLKDDLEQMTEYYRHTLETTKEKMDRLVEKQMNEKKEWATENAVKHIDKTSHREIEENEWLKEEVEIYRKEVSDLEASAQLLEEENIYMIRSLFNCRLQNLKISGHLFLTQGAGLQIQGEELLSEDLEGLQCRDYAAKRDAGDESTKSTAPLAIEKEVFSDTQSEAEAEKQEDSYEDLRGEPMASALNYLLYEDEKDIQEFSKLGALGMKLMSAVGRAMPIHEELREMSSKCQFEESFDTYKSEGHITYRMIKSVFT; encoded by the exons AATTCAGATAAAAGAAGAGGAAATTAATCAGCTTCTATTTGAACTAAAGCAactgaaagaaaagaacaaaaaatatcATGAAAGA AATAACTATCTGAAGGAAGAACAGCTGGGACACATCCGCAGTCTGCTAAGCAACTTGAAAACACAGGACAAAGAACTAGAGCAAAAGGAGGTTGTAACCAGGGATGATGTAGAGGCAGCAATGAGGGAGAAATGGCAGTATTTTAGGGACCAAGAAGTGCTTCTGAAAG aGCTGCGTTCCAAGATAAATGAAGTTGAGCATAAATTACTGGTAAAACAGGCTGAGAAGGATTACTGGTTAGAGTACAAAAACGTGGGAAGTGGAGAACATGCCAAACAGATCAAGCTCCTAGAAAATGATATCCACGGACTCAAAGATGACCTTGAGCAAATGACAG AATATTATAGACATACTCTGGAAACgacaaaagaaaaaatggacaGATTGGTTGAGAAACAAATGAACGAAAAGAAGGAATGGGCTACTGAG AATGCCGTAAAGCACATTGACAAAACCAGTCACAGGGAGATTGAAGAAAACGAATGGCTGAAGGAAGAG GTTGAAATATACCGAAAAGAAGTAAGCGACTTGGAAGCATCTGCTCAGCTACTAgaagaagaaaatatatatatgattAGGAGCCTGTTTAACTGCAGACTTCAAAATCTTAAAATATCAGG gCATTTATTTCTTACCCAGGGAGCTGGCCTGCAAATTCAAGGAGAGGAATTGCTTAGTGAGGACTTGGAAGGACTACAGTGTAGAGATTATGCAG CAAAGAGAGATGCTGGAGATGAAAGCACCAAGAGCACAGCACCCCTAGCTATAGAGAAGGAAGTGTTTTCAGATACTCAGTCTGAGGCAGAGGCCGAGAAGCAGGAAGACAGCTATGAGGATCTGCGGGGAGAGCCAATGGCTTCTGCTCTCAACTACCTATTGTATGAAGATGAAAAAGATATCCAG GAattctcaaaactgggtgcccTGGGGATGAAACTGATGAGTGCAGTGGGAAGAGCCATGCCTATTCATGAAGAACTGAGAGAAATGTCAAGCAAATGCCAGTTTGAAGAGAGTTTTGATACCTATAAATCAGAGGGCCACATCACATACCGCATGATCAAATCTGTGTTTACTTAG